The following coding sequences lie in one Rutidosis leptorrhynchoides isolate AG116_Rl617_1_P2 chromosome 6, CSIRO_AGI_Rlap_v1, whole genome shotgun sequence genomic window:
- the LOC139852988 gene encoding uncharacterized protein, translated as MATVRMIDIAVNFTDSMFKGVYNGKQCHLPDIAAVLTRAWSAGVDRIIVTGGSLEESKEALAIAETDARLFCTVGVHPTRCNEFDESGDPDKHFQALLSLAKEGVEKGKVVAIGECGLDYDRTHFCTPETQKKYFERQFELAHIMKLPMFLHMRAAADDFCNILEQNKHRFYGGVAHSFTGTSEDRDKLLAFNNLFIGINGCSLKTSENLDALKGISIERMMIETDSPYCEIKNTHAGKHFIKSTWPSKKKEKYDQDNLVKGRNEPCLVRQVLEVVGGCKGVADINQLSRTLYHNTCRVFFPQDLDSAADAILSAVQTPE; from the exons ATGGCGACAGTTCGAATGATAG ACATTGCTGTTAATTTCACAG ATAGCATGTTCAAGGGTGTATATAATGGAAAACAATGTCATTTACCTGATATTGCTGCAGTTTTAACTAGGGCTTGGTCTGCTGGTGTTGACCGAATTATT GTCACAGGAGGATCGCTTGAGGAATCGAAGGAAGCTTTAGCAATTGCTGAAACCGATG CGAGATTATTTTGTACTGTTGGAGTGCACCCAACCCGATGCAAT GAGTTTGATGAGAGTGGTGATCCGGACAAACATTTTCAAGCACTCTTGTCGCTGGCTAAAGAGGGTGTTGAGAAAGGGAAG GTAGTGGCGATTGGCGAATGTGGATTGGATTACGACAGAACTCACTTTTGTACACCCGAAACTCAGAAGAA gtACTTTGAGAGACAGTTTGAATTAGCCCACATTATGAAGCTTCCGATGTTTCTTCATATGCGAGCAGCTGCTGACGATTTCTGTAACATTCTCGAACAAAACAAACACAGATTTTACGGTGGAGTTGCGCACTCGTTTACCGGTACATCTGAAGACCGTGACAAGCTTTTGGCGTTTAATAATCTTTTTATAG GTATAAATGGTTGCTCGTTGAAAACTTCTGAGAACCTTGACGCATTGAAGGGTATCTCGATTGAGCGAATGATGATCGAGACGGATTCTCCGTATTGTGAGATTAAAAATACTCATGCTGGGAAGCATTTTATAAAATCGACTTGGCCTTCTAAGAAGAAAGAAAAGTATGACCAAGATAACTTGGTCAAAGGTCGAAATGAACCTTGCTTAGTTCG CCAAGTCCTTGAGGTCGTTGGTGGTTGTAAAGGCGTTGCTGATATCAACCAACTGAGCAGAACTTTGTACCACAACACTTGCAG GGTATTCTTTCCTCAAGATTTGGATTCTGCAGCAGATGCTATTCTTTCCGCTGTTCAGACTCCCGAGtaa